The genomic interval TGGATTTTGAACTCGCCGCCGCGCTGCGCGACAAGATAGCGGAACTTAAAGAGATGTCAGCGGCGGCCGCCTTGCCTAAAAACTCCGCGCCGCGCCGGCGGAAAAAATGATAGAATACGTTTCGTATGCGAATAAATAAAATAATTTCCGCGGCCTTGACGGAAGACAGAGCGTTCAGCGACGCCACTTGCGCGCTTTTGCCGCCCCGCGCTGCGAAAGCCGGGGCCATTGCCGTGATGACGGCCCGCGAGACAGGAGTGGTCTGCGGTCTCGGTGTCGCCGCCGGTGTTTTTCGCGCGACGTCCCGCCGCGTCCGTGTCGAAATTCTTGTCCCCGACGGAAAAAAGGTCGCGCGCGGCGAAGTACTTCTTAAAGCGCGCGGGCCGCTTCGGGCGCTTCTTGCCGCCGAAAGAACCGCTTTGAATTTCGCCGGACGGCTTTCGGGAATCGCCACGCTCACCGCGCGATTCGTCGAGGCCGCGCGCGGAACCCGCGCCCGCATATTCGACACGCGCAAAACGACTCCGTGTCTCAGGGAACTCGAAAAGTCCGCCGTCCGGGCCGGAGGCGGCCGCAATCATCGGATGAATCTTGCGGATATGATTCTGGTCAAGGACAACCACTTGGCGGTCGTTCCGGACCCGCTCCTGTGGGTTAAAGCCGCCCGCCGTCGTCGGAAACAAATCGAAATAGAGTGCGACTCCATAACTCGGCTTCCCGCCGTCGCGGCCGCCGCGCCGGACATTATCCTGCTCGACAATATGAAGCCGCCGGTTCTGCGACGGGCGATAGCTTATATAAGGAAATTCCGCCCGTCCGCGCAAATTGAGGTGTCGGGCGGAGTGAATATTAAAACTGTCCGCGGGATAGCGCGGCTCGGACCGGACAGAATTTCCGTCGGAGCGCTCACGCATTCGGCGCCGTCGCTGGATCTGTCGCTTGAAATAAAGAGTTAAAAAATTCTCGTTTATGCCGGATTCAGTCAGAAAAAAAATATTCCGCGAACTTAAAAAGGGCGCTCTGGTGTCAGGCGAAGCCCTTGCCGGGGCCATCGGCGTGTCCCGGGCGGACGTCAACAAACATATAAAAAAACTCCGTGAAATGGGCTGCGATATTCACGCGGCCAGAAAGTCGGGCTACATTATGAAATCCGGCCCGGATAAAATCACATTCGATAATCTCGAACTGGCGCTTTCCGACGATATTCCGGGATTGTGTTTCGTCAATCTGACCAAAACGGATTCCACGCAGACGCGCGTCAAGGCGCTGGCCGAGAAGGGCTCCGCCGAATGGCTTGTCGTTCGCGCCGGCGAGCAGACCGCCGCCTACGGCCGGCTCCGCCGCCGCTGGGAATCTTCTCCGGGCGGTCTGTGGTTCTCAGTGTTGCTCAGGCCAAATATGGCTCCGTCCGCCGCGCCCGCGTTTTCGCCCGCGTTTTCCCTTGCGGTTCGCGCGGCGGTGGAGCGCGCGAGCGGAGTTAAATGTTACGTTAAATGGCCCAACGACGTGCTTGCGAAAAACCGCTCCGGCGAGTTCGTTAAAATCGCGGGGATAATAACCGAGATATCGGCCGATTCGCAGAAAATACACTGGCTGGCCGTCGGATGCGGGCTCAATGTTTCAAACAAAGTTCCGTCGGGCGCGCTGTTCGCGGCCTCGTCTCTTCTTGAAGCGGGCGCGCCGCCGTCCGTCGAGCCCGCGCGGATTCTGGCCGGGATACTCGCGGCAGCCAAAGACGTTTACGACAGGTACTCTCGCGGCGGCTTCGCGCAGTTCGTCCGCGAGTATGACACATACAACGCCCTGGGCGGCCGCGCCGTCGCGGCGGAAACTTTCGACGGAGAGACGGAAGGCGCGGTAAAAGGCGTCGACAACGAGGGGCGGTTGATTCTTGAAACATCGTCGGGGTTAAAGACCATAACGGCGGGCGACGTCACCATCAAAAAGGCGTGACGGCATTCCGGCTTCCGTCGCGATATTTTATAACGGAGACCAAAACAATGGATGAACACGTAATCTGGTGGAGAAAGAAAATACTTGCGCGGACGGCTAAGGCGCTGGAGGCCAACGGTTTTACCGCGGTCGCAGCCGACACGCTCAAAGATGCCGCGTCGTTTGCGGCCGATGCGGTTCCTGCCGGCTCGACGGTGGGGTTGGGCGGGTCTATGAGCGTGCGGGAACTGGGCCTGGCCGAAATGCTCTCGTCCCGCGGTCACGGCATAATAATGCCTCTTGCGGGAATGAGCCGCGAAGACGCTCTGGCCAAAAGGCGCGCGGCGCTTTCGGCGGACGTATATCTGGCGTCGCCGCAGGCGGTTACCGTCGACGGAAAACTTATTTTCGTGGACATGCACGCAAACAGGACGGCGGCCGTAAGCTTCGGGCCGTCGAAAGTGGTGCTGGTCGCGGGATTCAACAAAATCGCCTTCGATGAGGCGGCGGGTATTTTCCGCGCCAGAAACGTCGCCGCGCCCATAAACGTAAGGCGTCTCGGGCGAAAAACCCCGTGCGCT from Elusimicrobia bacterium HGW-Elusimicrobia-1 carries:
- a CDS encoding lactate utilization protein C; this translates as MTAFRLPSRYFITETKTMDEHVIWWRKKILARTAKALEANGFTAVAADTLKDAASFAADAVPAGSTVGLGGSMSVRELGLAEMLSSRGHGIIMPLAGMSREDALAKRRAALSADVYLASPQAVTVDGKLIFVDMHANRTAAVSFGPSKVVLVAGFNKIAFDEAAGIFRARNVAAPINVRRLGRKTPCAETGLCSDCDSEGRICRVVEVILKKPGSTEICVVLCAQDLGY
- a CDS encoding biotin--[acetyl-CoA-carboxylase] ligase gives rise to the protein MPDSVRKKIFRELKKGALVSGEALAGAIGVSRADVNKHIKKLREMGCDIHAARKSGYIMKSGPDKITFDNLELALSDDIPGLCFVNLTKTDSTQTRVKALAEKGSAEWLVVRAGEQTAAYGRLRRRWESSPGGLWFSVLLRPNMAPSAAPAFSPAFSLAVRAAVERASGVKCYVKWPNDVLAKNRSGEFVKIAGIITEISADSQKIHWLAVGCGLNVSNKVPSGALFAASSLLEAGAPPSVEPARILAGILAAAKDVYDRYSRGGFAQFVREYDTYNALGGRAVAAETFDGETEGAVKGVDNEGRLILETSSGLKTITAGDVTIKKA
- the nadC gene encoding nicotinate-nucleotide diphosphorylase (carboxylating), with protein sequence MRINKIISAALTEDRAFSDATCALLPPRAAKAGAIAVMTARETGVVCGLGVAAGVFRATSRRVRVEILVPDGKKVARGEVLLKARGPLRALLAAERTALNFAGRLSGIATLTARFVEAARGTRARIFDTRKTTPCLRELEKSAVRAGGGRNHRMNLADMILVKDNHLAVVPDPLLWVKAARRRRKQIEIECDSITRLPAVAAAAPDIILLDNMKPPVLRRAIAYIRKFRPSAQIEVSGGVNIKTVRGIARLGPDRISVGALTHSAPSLDLSLEIKS